CATCCCTAACACCGTGGAACGGACGATGCGGGTGCTCGGGGCCCTGGGCGCTAACTTTGTAACCACCCACGCCGCCGGGGGGACCGAAATGATGAAGGCTGCCAAGCGCGGGCTCTTGGCCGGGGCAGCGGCGGCGGGACGGCGCCAGCCTAAGCTGTTAGCCGTCACTAAGTTGACCTCGATTGACGAACAGATCCTCCACGACGAACAAAAGGTGGCCGGCACCCTGATTGAGGCGGTGCAAAACGCCGCCCACCTGACGGAGGCGGCCGGTTTGGACGGGGTGATTTGCTCGGCCCAAGAAGTCGAAGCGATCCGCCAGGTAACCGGGCCGGACTTCTTATGCGTTACGCCGGGGATCCGGTTGAACCTGGATAACAAGGACGACCAAAAGCGGGTGGTCACCCCCGCCCAGGCCCGGGAACTGGGGAGTAACGCGATTGTGGTCGGCCGGCCGATCACCTTAGCTAAGGACCCGATGAAGGCCTACAATGAAATTCGCCAAGACTTTATGGGGGAACAAGACTAATGGAGTTTGAACAAACCGTTGCAAACGACTTGCTGAGAATTAGGGCCGTCACCCTGCGCCCCGACCACCCTTTCACCTGGGCCAGTGGTATCAAGGCGCCAATTTACACCGATAACCGGCTGACGATTTCCTACCCGGACGTGCGCCAACACATTTACCAAGGGATGAGTGACCTGATTCGCCGTTTTTACGGTGAGGCGACGGTGATCGCTGGGACCGCCACGGCTGGGATCCCCCACGCCGCTTGGGTGGCCGAAGAATTGGGCTTGCCGATGATTTACGTCCGCTCCAAGCCCAAGGACCACGGTCAGGGCCGACAAATCGAAGGGGTCCTGGTACCGGACGCCAAGGTCGTGGTAATCGACGACCTGCTGAGCACCGGGGGTTCGGTACTCAACGCCGTTAAAGCGGTCCAAAAAGAGGGTGCTGAAGTCCTTGGCGTGGTGGCGGACTTCTCCTACCAGTTACCGGCTTTAGACGAGAACTTTGCGGCCGCCAACCTGACCTACCACACGGTCACCAACTACACGACCCTGATCGAAGTCGCCGAACGCAATCACATGGTGACTTACGCCCAAAAGGATTCCCTGCACGCCTGGCGCAAGGACCCGGCTAACTGGGGTTAATAACTAAGGTGCATTAACTACCGCTTAAAATAAGCTTTATCCAATGCCTTTGACGGCTCGCCGGTGGCGCTAGCCCTTTCTAAGGTAGTGGGTCCTAACTTGAGTCACTTGTCCTGGGGCTTATTATTCGTGATCCCGGTGGTAATTGTGCTCTTGGCGCTCTTGGGAATTCACCCGCTGGTCTCAATTACCCTGCTGGGACAAGTTCTATTGACTAGCCAAGTAACGATCCCAACCTTGGCGATTGCGTTAGCCTTAAACGTGGGTGGGGCACTGTCCTACCTGGTCTCACCATTCGAAGGGGCGATTGTTTTAATTAGCGACCTGGCTGACGTCCCGCCGACAACGGTGGCAATTAAGTATAATGGTTGGTTTGGCCTGTGGTTCTTGTTGCTCAGTACCGTGGTGATCTATTTCTTTAGGCAGATTGCAAGAAATAACTTGAACGAATTTAGTGACGTAGATTAAGCAAGAAGATCTCGATTGGTGTGTGCCAGTTAAGACATTTAAGTGGTCGGGAATTCAGATACCAATTGATTTGAACCAGCTGGCGATCGCTCAGCTCTTCAATGGCTTGTCCCTTGGGAATAAACCGTCGCAAAACTCGGTTACGGTTCTCATTACTACCACGTTCATGTGGTGAATAAGCATGGGCAAAATAAACCTGAGTACCTGTTAGCTGTTCAATTGTCTGATAGTTAGCGAACTCTTTACCATGATCCACGGTAAGCGTCTTGAGCTTGTCTTGAAGTTGACTAGCTAGTTCAAGTACGGCTTGAGTCATGGACTGACTGTCGCGACCATGGAGCCGTTTAACAATTGTCAGGCGACTCTTACGTTCCACAAAAGTAGCCACAGCCTGACCTTTACGTTTGCCAGAAAGTACGGTATCAGCTTCAAAGTGGCCGAATTCCTGGCGAGTTTCGACTTTATGAGGCCGCTCCTCAATGGAGCGGCCGTGATTGAACGTACCACGCTTTTCTTTAGCACGATGACGACGAATTCCATGATCAGGCAAATCGGGCAACTGTATATCAAGCCAGCCTTGATCAATCCAGTTATAGACCGTCTTGTAGGTAATCCCCACCACATGGGCAACTTGTTCAGGGGACCACTTCTGGACTTGAATCTTTTCCTCGACCAAGTGTTTAAGGTTTTTAGTGAGCGAAGACTTCCGCCCCCGTTGACTAACCTTTCGTTCAAAGTCAGTCTGCGCTAGCCCAGCCTGGTACTCACTATTTAGCCGGTGAAGTTCGTTAAAGATGGTGGTCTTACTAAAGCCTAAGTAGTTAGCGATGTATCGCAAGGAACGTCCTTCATTATGAAGCGTTTCAATGACAACACGGTTCTGGAATGATAAAATAGTGGTGCTCATCAAGGTCCTTCTTTCTAATGGATTGTGTGGTAACACCATTAAAGACCTTGATGGGTTTTTCTGTCCACTTAAATGTTCAACTTAAATTTTACAATCTGCCTTTACCAATTAAAGGAAAATAA
The nucleotide sequence above comes from Limosilactobacillus fermentum. Encoded proteins:
- the pyrF gene encoding orotidine-5'-phosphate decarboxylase, which gives rise to MQRFEPMVAVDVETKQEALRLFDKLSSDTDHQPIVKIGMELYYAFGPGIVREAKGRGLTVFLDLKLYDIPNTVERTMRVLGALGANFVTTHAAGGTEMMKAAKRGLLAGAAAAGRRQPKLLAVTKLTSIDEQILHDEQKVAGTLIEAVQNAAHLTEAAGLDGVICSAQEVEAIRQVTGPDFLCVTPGIRLNLDNKDDQKRVVTPAQARELGSNAIVVGRPITLAKDPMKAYNEIRQDFMGEQD
- the pyrE gene encoding orotate phosphoribosyltransferase; this translates as MEFEQTVANDLLRIRAVTLRPDHPFTWASGIKAPIYTDNRLTISYPDVRQHIYQGMSDLIRRFYGEATVIAGTATAGIPHAAWVAEELGLPMIYVRSKPKDHGQGRQIEGVLVPDAKVVVIDDLLSTGGSVLNAVKAVQKEGAEVLGVVADFSYQLPALDENFAAANLTYHTVTNYTTLIEVAERNHMVTYAQKDSLHAWRKDPANWG
- a CDS encoding IS30 family transposase; protein product: MSTTILSFQNRVVIETLHNEGRSLRYIANYLGFSKTTIFNELHRLNSEYQAGLAQTDFERKVSQRGRKSSLTKNLKHLVEEKIQVQKWSPEQVAHVVGITYKTVYNWIDQGWLDIQLPDLPDHGIRRHRAKEKRGTFNHGRSIEERPHKVETRQEFGHFEADTVLSGKRKGQAVATFVERKSRLTIVKRLHGRDSQSMTQAVLELASQLQDKLKTLTVDHGKEFANYQTIEQLTGTQVYFAHAYSPHERGSNENRNRVLRRFIPKGQAIEELSDRQLVQINWYLNSRPLKCLNWHTPIEIFLLNLRH